From the Neobacillus sp. PS3-34 genome, the window GCTAGGCAAATAATGAAAGGTAAGGGGTATCTAGGTGTAAACGTATTATTTGCTATGAATGATTTCGCTGAAAAGATGAAGGCTGCCCTGGAGGAAAGAGTAGATTTTATTATTTCTGGTGCCGGCATTTCCAGGGACATGTATTCATGGGGGAAGGAAGCAGGGATTCCTGTTCTATCGATTGTTTCTTCTGCTAAATTGGCAAAATTATCAGAGCGCCTGGGTGCAGCAGCTGTTGTTGTAGAAGGTTTTGAGGCCGGCGGACATCTAGGGACGGACAGGCCAATGTTTGATATCCTGCCCGAGGTTGTGGAGGCAGTCAATATTCCTGTTATTGCTGCTGGCGGTATTTTAACAGGGGAGGATCTTGCCAAAGCCCTGAATATGGGAGCATCAGGAGTCCAAATGGGAACAAGATTTGTTGCCAGTGAAGAATGTGATGCACCTCTTTCTTTTAAGCAAAAATATGTAGAGGCGAAAAAGGAAGATCTGGTCCTTGTAAAAACAACCGTCGGCTTGCAGGGCAGGGCTATAAAAAATAAATTCACCGAAATGATTAGCGGTGACAGCAAATTAAAAATCGCTAAATGCCTGGATTGCTTAAAAAATTGCTCCTATCGTTTTTGTACACTTGATTCATTAAAAATGTCACTAGATGGTGATACAGAGAACGGGCTTGTATTTGCTGGCTCAAGAGTAGCAGAAATAAAAGACATTCTTCCTGTTCAAAAAATAATAGATACAATTATGGCGGAATATAGACTGGCAGCTACCAAGTTTGCCTGAGAAATTTAAATCCATAATTAGCATAAAGAGAGCCAGCCGTAAACAATCGGCTGGCTTTTTATATTTAAAATTCGTTTAAATGGAAGGATGTGTTTATAATGGAAATAAGTATTAAAAGGGGAGAGGATACATATGAAAGAACAAAGCTTAAAAAATCACGCTCGGATTCACCCGCCTTACCATTATGTTGGTTCAATCCTTATGGTTTTTACACTTATCGGCTCAATCGTCCATCTGATTTTTTCTCTTAAAGATGGAGATGGGGTTTTCGCTGCAATTTTGCTGGTAACGGGTTCAATGGGATTGGTTTTAACCTTTGCACTTGTACGCCTATATTCCCTGAAGGTACAAGATAGGGTTATTCGTACTGAGGAGAATTTTCGGCTTTATCGTTTAACGGGAAAGACTCTTGATCCACAAGTAACGATTGGGCAGATCATTGCATTAAGATTTGCGAATGATGCTGAATTTCCAACGTTATATGAAAAAGCTATTAACGAAAAATTACTACCTGCCGAAATTAAAAAAACGGTTAAAGACTGGCGTGCAGATAACCTGCGGGTTTAATTACTAAAAAGGGGCGGAAAGGAAGCAGCTAAGTATGATCGAAGTTAAAAATCTGGTAAAACGATACGGAAGTTTTACTGCTGTAAACGATGTTAGTTTTACAGTTGAAAAAGGGGAAGTTTTGGCCTTTCTTGGACCAAATGGTGCAGGAAAGACTACAACGATCGAAATGCTCGTTTGTCTACGTAAGCCGGACGGAGGGACTGCTCTGCTGTCTGGTTTTGATATCATTAAGGAGCAAAAAAAAATTAAAGATGTAATAGGGATACAGTTGCAATCAACTTCTCTATTCGAATTATTAACAGTTAAGGAAATTATCGAAATGTATGCAAGTTTTTATCCTAAGCATGTATCGATTCCAGATTTAATTGATGAAATGATTCTGGCAGAAAAACAAAATGAACGGGTGAAGGCACTCTCCGGAGGACAAAAACAAAGATTGGCTATTGCTCTGGCTCTTATTCACGACCCGGAAATTATCTTCCTTGATGAACCGACTACAGGCCTTGATCCTCAGGCAAGACGTACTCTTTGGGACATTATCCTAAAACTTAAAGAAAAGGGTAAAACGATCGTACTCTCCACTCATTATATGGATGACGCCCATGTTCTTTGTGACCGAATCGGCATAATGGATAAAGGTGAATTAATTGCTCTTGATACTCCAGATGCGCTCGTTAAACAGCTTCAATCCGACAGTGCGGTTGAGTTTCGAGGTAGTCTTTCTATTGATGAGAATTACCTTGCGTCTCTGGATGGCGTCAAACAGGTTAGCAGGAGAGAAGAAGTTTTCACACTCTATACCGATCATTTGCAGAATACGTTAACCTCTCTAATCGGATATGCTTCCGAGGAAGGTATATTATTATCCGATTTAAAAACAAGAACCGCGACGTTAGAGGATGTATTTATTCATATGACTGGAAGGAGGCTTCGTGAAGAATGAGAGCATATTGGCAATTAACATTGGCGCAGCTAAGGATTTTTTTGCGAAACCGGCAGGTGCTTTTCTGGACACTGTTTTTTCCAATTGTGCTAATGCTGACCATGGGATCGTTTTTAGGTAATGGAAATGATCTGTCAATATCTATAGGGGTTGTCGACCATGATGGAACGGACGCCTCAAAAGGGCTTTTAAATTCATTTAAGGGTGCCGGAACTATCGAAATAGATTTATTCTCATCAAAAGAAAAAGCAATAAAGAGTGTAAAAAAAGGCGATAATCAGCTTGCTTTGGAAATACCTAAAGGCTTTTCAGAACAGGTTATCAGTAAAACAACTGACCATGCACTCGATATCCCTGTCTATTATAACGAAACAAACATGGCTGCCTCTCAGCTCGGCATAACGGTAATTTCTCAAATGATCGATACTGCAAGCAAAAAAGCGGTCAATTATAAACCGATTTTAAAAGTCTCTTCCAAAGGAATTGAAGCAGTCAAACTCCGCTATATTGATTTTCTTGTACCAGGAATTGTCGCCATGATGATTATGAGCAATAACATGAACGGGGTGGCCGGACAGATTTCCGCGTGGCGCGAACGGGGAATTTTGAGAAGGATGCAAGGAACCAGGCTTAAGGCTTCCACCTTTATAGCTGCACAAATTACAGCACGGCTCATATTAAATGGTACACAGGCATTGCTTGTCCTATTAATTGCAAACCTTGTTTTTGATTTATCTGTAAAGGGATCATGGCTGGTGCTTATTGGGCTCGTTGTTCTCGGGACACTTGCCTTTATGGCAATCGGCTTTATCATTGCGGGTATTGCTAAAACTCCCGAAAGCGCCGGACCGATTGCCGCCTTTCTATCGTTCCCAATGCTCTTTTTGGGAGGCGTCTTTTTCCCTATCAAAAATATGCCTGATTTCCTCCAGCCAATTGTTAAGCTGCTGCCAATCTCTCATTTAAGCAACGCACTCAGAGAGACGATGAATTTAGGCACACCCGTTGCAACCCTTTGGCCTGAATTTGCGATTTTATTCGGTTGGCTCGCAGTGGCATTTGCCATTGCAAGCTACACATTCAAGTGGGAATAAAACGCAGCGTGATGTATGGGATACACAGTGGGACATGACCTTCGCCTTAATCGGTGCGAGGGTTTCATATGTAAGCTTACGTGGAATCCACACGAAACAATTAGAAAACAAACAGTAAAAATCCGGACAATTAACTCTGTCCGGATTTTTTTTTAGTTATCACTAAAGGCTAAGATATTTTTTTAAGTATCCGGCTAATTCGTCGACTCCTGCAGAGCGGAGTATATATTCATCATGTCCGCAGTCCTCGGAAACAAGGACACTGATTAAACCCGCGGACCTTAGAGCCATTATGTGATGATGGACTGTACTTTTAGAAACCTCAAGCCCCGTTAAAAGACTGGAAAAATTTTTAGGTCCTTCTGTCAGTTTTTTTAAAATTTTCAACCGGTTCTCATCAGAGACAGCCTTTGCCAGGCGGAGCAAAGCTTTACTTGGGGCAAAAGAATCATCATTTGGCAAATCAACAGAATAAAAAACAAGAAAAATGGATTGATGCCTATGGTAGGTAATAAAAGGCGATTGGTGGTAGCTGGGAATTAAAATGATTTTTTCAAGACTCTCAAAAGACGGAATGCGTATCCCGCCAGAGACTTTTTCCACAAATTCAATGGAATCTGTTATTTTCGCTTTAGTAATGCTTTGGGCATTCTTTTGGAGAGTTTCCACAATTAAAGGATCGATATCCGTGAAATATTGGTTTTGCCATTTTGAAAGCAGGCTGACATAAACATCACGCAATTTTCCTAAATCATTTGGAAGAGCCTCGTCCACAATCGGAGAAAGCTTCTCATACATTTCTCCGGGTGTCAGCTTTTTTAGCCAAATAAGGAACTCGTTTACATTTTCCTTATTTGGAGACAGCCAGATTAATAGAAATAAATAACTGAAACAGCATGCTTCCTCATTAAATCCCACAATATATTCTTTAAATTCCTCATCAAGGACAGTTGAAACCCTTTTGTACCAGTCGATACCTAAATCGGCGTTTTTAATCATTTTTTTATCAATATATAATTTTAGGCTGATTGCCAGTTCGTAAACCGGAGTAAAATCTCCCTGGACTTTATATGACATTTCCTCACACTCCAAACTTCATTATTTCAAGCATATCAAATAATCGATAAAAATAAAACGTTCCATGTTTGGGATTTTTTTCTTGCACTTTCAATTAATTCGATTATAATTAAAAATATATTTAGTTCTATACAAATAGAACGAATAAAAGGGATGAATAAGATGAATGTATTGCTTGTAGTTGCTCATCCGGAGCCTTTGTCATTAAACGGTGCTTTAAAAGAAATAGCGGTACAGGAATTGACCGAGGCAGGCCATGATGTTGTGGTATCAGATTTATACGAAATGAAATTCAAGGCTGCAGCAGATAAGAATGACTTCATTGAATTAAAAAATCCAGATAAATTAAATTACATCCTTGAACAATATTATGCTTTTGAGAATGGTACATTTGCTAAGGATATAAGGTTGGAGCAAGAAAAAATTCAAAAAGCCGACATTATCATCTTCCAATATCCAATGTGGTGGTCTGATCCGCCTGCGATATTAAAGGGGTGGTTTGACAGGGTGATTTCCTACGGCTTTGCCTACGGTCCTGGTGCATACGACCAAGGCAACTTGAAAGGGAAAAAAGCAATGCTGTCCATTACGACTGGGGGTGCCGATTTAAACAATTACGGTGTTGATTCATTAAAAGGAAGAATGGAAGATTTATTGTTTAATGTCCAGCATGAAAAATTGTACTATACCGGCATGGACATTATTGAACCATTTGTCATGCCTTCTGGTACAAATGAGGCAAAGAGAGACTCATATATAAAGGACTACATCATTCGGCTTCGCACACTTGAAACCTTGCCTGTCATACCATACAGGCCTCTCAGACTATGAAAATGGGAAATTAAAGACTGTGTCACATGTGTAAATTAAACATTTTACAAAAAAAGAGGAGGAAATAATAATGAAAGCAATCACTGTAAATGTCGATGAGAAAAATTCACTTAAACTGGAGGATGTACAAAAACCTTTAATTGGAACTGAAGAAGTTTTAATTGCTGTGCGTGCTGCGGCATTAAATCACAGAGATCTATATATGAATGAACAATGGCAGGCATTAAAAGGATATGGGTCCTTCATTGCAGGCGGAGATGCTTCAGGTGTAATTGTTGAAACCGGAAGCAGTGTTGCAGGATGGAAAGAAGGGGATGAAGTGATCATCAATCCACAATTAACTGATGAAGAAGATGAAAATGTGTTTCCTTCCTTTTTAGGAGGGCCAACCGATGGCACTTTTGCTGAATTTGTAAAAGCACCTGCAAGTTTCATTTTAAAAAAACCGGAATACTTAACATTTGAAGAAGCTGCTGCAGTTCCACTTGCATTAAGCACAGCTTGGGGGAATACCACTGTACAGGGGAAACTTGAAAAGGGTGAAACACTTCTTCTCCAGGGAATTGGCGGAGGAGTTGCAACATTCATCTTACAGCTTGCAGTTAGGATGGGAGTAAACGTGATCGTGACATCAAGCTCCGATGCAAAAATTGAAAAAGCGAAACAACTCGGAGCTATACACGGAATCAATTATAAAAAAGAGAATGTAGCTGAAAAGGTAATGGAATTTACTCAAGGGAAAGGAGCAGATGCAGTAATCGACGGAAATGGAAAAGGTTCAATTGAATCAAGTATTCAATCTTTGTCTGATTATGGTAGATTGCTTCTATTCGGATCTTCGTCAGGGCCTATTGAAAAGGAACAGATAGAAAATGTAAATTATCTCTTCACGGGAATGGTAGCACAAGCCGATTTA encodes:
- a CDS encoding nitronate monooxygenase is translated as MTPKVPILQGGMGVGISLSGLSSAVANAGGIGIISGTGISIEELRTHIQKARQIMKGKGYLGVNVLFAMNDFAEKMKAALEERVDFIISGAGISRDMYSWGKEAGIPVLSIVSSAKLAKLSERLGAAAVVVEGFEAGGHLGTDRPMFDILPEVVEAVNIPVIAAGGILTGEDLAKALNMGASGVQMGTRFVASEECDAPLSFKQKYVEAKKEDLVLVKTTVGLQGRAIKNKFTEMISGDSKLKIAKCLDCLKNCSYRFCTLDSLKMSLDGDTENGLVFAGSRVAEIKDILPVQKIIDTIMAEYRLAATKFA
- a CDS encoding DUF6526 family protein translates to MKEQSLKNHARIHPPYHYVGSILMVFTLIGSIVHLIFSLKDGDGVFAAILLVTGSMGLVLTFALVRLYSLKVQDRVIRTEENFRLYRLTGKTLDPQVTIGQIIALRFANDAEFPTLYEKAINEKLLPAEIKKTVKDWRADNLRV
- a CDS encoding ABC transporter ATP-binding protein, producing the protein MIEVKNLVKRYGSFTAVNDVSFTVEKGEVLAFLGPNGAGKTTTIEMLVCLRKPDGGTALLSGFDIIKEQKKIKDVIGIQLQSTSLFELLTVKEIIEMYASFYPKHVSIPDLIDEMILAEKQNERVKALSGGQKQRLAIALALIHDPEIIFLDEPTTGLDPQARRTLWDIILKLKEKGKTIVLSTHYMDDAHVLCDRIGIMDKGELIALDTPDALVKQLQSDSAVEFRGSLSIDENYLASLDGVKQVSRREEVFTLYTDHLQNTLTSLIGYASEEGILLSDLKTRTATLEDVFIHMTGRRLREE
- a CDS encoding ABC transporter permease, with the protein product MRAYWQLTLAQLRIFLRNRQVLFWTLFFPIVLMLTMGSFLGNGNDLSISIGVVDHDGTDASKGLLNSFKGAGTIEIDLFSSKEKAIKSVKKGDNQLALEIPKGFSEQVISKTTDHALDIPVYYNETNMAASQLGITVISQMIDTASKKAVNYKPILKVSSKGIEAVKLRYIDFLVPGIVAMMIMSNNMNGVAGQISAWRERGILRRMQGTRLKASTFIAAQITARLILNGTQALLVLLIANLVFDLSVKGSWLVLIGLVVLGTLAFMAIGFIIAGIAKTPESAGPIAAFLSFPMLFLGGVFFPIKNMPDFLQPIVKLLPISHLSNALRETMNLGTPVATLWPEFAILFGWLAVAFAIASYTFKWE
- a CDS encoding winged helix-turn-helix domain-containing protein encodes the protein MSYKVQGDFTPVYELAISLKLYIDKKMIKNADLGIDWYKRVSTVLDEEFKEYIVGFNEEACCFSYLFLLIWLSPNKENVNEFLIWLKKLTPGEMYEKLSPIVDEALPNDLGKLRDVYVSLLSKWQNQYFTDIDPLIVETLQKNAQSITKAKITDSIEFVEKVSGGIRIPSFESLEKIILIPSYHQSPFITYHRHQSIFLVFYSVDLPNDDSFAPSKALLRLAKAVSDENRLKILKKLTEGPKNFSSLLTGLEVSKSTVHHHIMALRSAGLISVLVSEDCGHDEYILRSAGVDELAGYLKKYLSL
- a CDS encoding NAD(P)H-dependent oxidoreductase, yielding MNVLLVVAHPEPLSLNGALKEIAVQELTEAGHDVVVSDLYEMKFKAAADKNDFIELKNPDKLNYILEQYYAFENGTFAKDIRLEQEKIQKADIIIFQYPMWWSDPPAILKGWFDRVISYGFAYGPGAYDQGNLKGKKAMLSITTGGADLNNYGVDSLKGRMEDLLFNVQHEKLYYTGMDIIEPFVMPSGTNEAKRDSYIKDYIIRLRTLETLPVIPYRPLRL
- a CDS encoding NAD(P)-dependent alcohol dehydrogenase gives rise to the protein MKAITVNVDEKNSLKLEDVQKPLIGTEEVLIAVRAAALNHRDLYMNEQWQALKGYGSFIAGGDASGVIVETGSSVAGWKEGDEVIINPQLTDEEDENVFPSFLGGPTDGTFAEFVKAPASFILKKPEYLTFEEAAAVPLALSTAWGNTTVQGKLEKGETLLLQGIGGGVATFILQLAVRMGVNVIVTSSSDAKIEKAKQLGAIHGINYKKENVAEKVMEFTQGKGADAVIDGNGKGSIESSIQSLSDYGRLLLFGSSSGPIEKEQIENVNYLFTGMVAQADLEAALSFYEEYEIRPIMSQRVYSIEEYKEAYEELKEGRQFGKIVFKMN